The following coding sequences lie in one Streptomyces venezuelae genomic window:
- a CDS encoding acyl carrier protein has translation MTDNLAAQLPSTSGDAEAAAEVVRRIWAEVLEVSADSVDVHHSDFFEMGGYSLLALQAIGRILAEYGVDEVEAVEWEGELLNRLFENATPMTQAEFLAEKGCGTRA, from the coding sequence GTGACGGACAACCTGGCCGCTCAACTCCCGTCCACGTCGGGCGACGCGGAAGCGGCGGCGGAAGTGGTGCGCAGGATCTGGGCAGAGGTCCTGGAGGTGAGCGCAGACTCCGTCGACGTGCACCACAGCGACTTCTTCGAGATGGGCGGCTACTCGCTCCTCGCGCTGCAGGCGATCGGCAGGATCCTGGCGGAGTACGGGGTCGACGAGGTGGAAGCGGTCGAGTGGGAGGGCGAGCTCCTCAACCGTCTCTTCGAGAACGCCACGCCGATGACACAGGCGGAGTTCCTCGCGGAGAAGGGCTGCGGCACGCGCGCGTGA
- a CDS encoding amidohydrolase family protein has product MIIDAHVHAGEYYRHYSARFAEQMTATTDLAPEDLTAPEAELLAEMDAAGVDRVFLLAFDVRRVEGFSVPNEFVADLCARHPDRLTGFASVDAGTPGAAARLREAVTGLGLRGLKTAPCYLRMSPADRRWYDVYETAAELDIPVLIHTGYTPSRQADPRFFSPLLVEQVAKDFPGLKVILAHLGTPWTGPCVDLLARHPDLYADLSIFGSYQPPATVARALAHARDRGVLDRLLWGTDFPFASMTGSVARTAELARDPEPWPDGSDPLSPREYEALMGGTAARLLASTRAPHRAGSPTPPMS; this is encoded by the coding sequence GTGATCATCGACGCACACGTGCACGCGGGGGAGTACTACCGCCATTACTCGGCCCGCTTCGCCGAACAGATGACGGCCACCACCGACCTGGCACCCGAGGACCTCACCGCGCCCGAGGCCGAGCTGCTCGCCGAGATGGACGCCGCGGGCGTCGACCGCGTCTTCCTGCTCGCCTTCGACGTGCGGCGCGTCGAAGGGTTCTCGGTGCCGAACGAGTTCGTCGCCGACCTGTGCGCCCGCCACCCCGACCGCCTGACCGGCTTCGCCTCCGTCGACGCGGGCACCCCCGGCGCGGCCGCACGCCTGCGCGAGGCCGTCACCGGCCTGGGCCTGCGCGGACTGAAGACGGCCCCCTGCTACCTGCGGATGTCACCCGCCGACCGCCGGTGGTACGACGTGTACGAGACCGCGGCGGAACTGGACATCCCGGTACTGATCCACACCGGCTACACGCCCTCACGCCAGGCGGACCCCCGCTTCTTCTCCCCACTCCTCGTCGAGCAGGTGGCCAAGGACTTCCCCGGCCTGAAGGTGATCCTCGCCCACCTCGGCACCCCCTGGACCGGACCCTGCGTCGACCTGCTCGCCCGGCACCCCGATCTCTACGCGGACCTGTCCATCTTCGGCTCCTACCAGCCGCCCGCCACCGTGGCCAGGGCCCTCGCCCACGCCCGCGACCGAGGCGTCCTCGACCGGCTCCTGTGGGGCACCGACTTCCCCTTCGCGTCCATGACCGGGTCCGTGGCCCGCACGGCGGAACTGGCCCGGGACCCCGAACCGTGGCCGGACGGCAGCGATCCGCTCTCGCCGCGTGAGTACGAGGCCCTCATGGGAGGCACGGCGGCGCGGCTGCTCGCCTCCACCCGCGCCCCGCACCGCGCCGGCTCCCCCACCCCACCGATGAGTTGA
- a CDS encoding beta-galactosidase trimerization domain-containing protein, which translates to MARERVSGGRVTFADGALRRDGRPFVSVGVNYHPSPTGCDYWREWDGDRIDDDFRRMAAEGLNTVRFFVFWADFEPKEGVYDPTATDRLRELVRTAGRHGLLCLPSLLTIWMNGQRFDPPWRDGRDLWRDADLRERQRAFVHHIAAGLRDEPNVLAYDLGDEVIHVDSGASASLGPDEVRAWWGMLASAIRDADPDALVLQANEPSAILGGHAFRPEHADSLDMVGLHGFPVWTPFHVESVAARKATAFVPYLVRRGSAHRPVYVDELGSYGCDETTAAQYLRAAAHSVFAAGAVGTAVWCWQDFTTERKPYALRPNERRVGLLDAAGGEKPVLAEYREFIRRVTGELAGFRPLPAPVGVFVPEAEAQEDAGYLTPSGSDAPAAFYAHLLLQQAHLPYEFTGRDPELERHALVICPSARQLSLPERRRLARYVTAGGVLLYSTGSLLDAAGDEELFGIRVRDFTRAGDSHAEFTWAGVRFPLRWDADPIPVIDTAGAETLAAFADGSPALTRHRLGAGSVYYLNAPLEAQLNAPYRLGETDWHRLYEAVAEDAGVRAPLTADDPSVETTVLGRGDERCGVVINHAPEPVDTVLRRRTADGAPECEKLLRLEPKGVRLLFWHGEGPARPGRRQP; encoded by the coding sequence ATGGCCCGAGAGCGCGTGAGCGGCGGCCGGGTCACGTTCGCCGACGGGGCCCTGCGGCGCGACGGACGGCCGTTCGTCAGCGTCGGCGTCAACTACCACCCCTCGCCGACGGGGTGCGACTACTGGCGTGAGTGGGACGGCGACCGCATCGACGACGACTTCCGGCGCATGGCGGCGGAGGGCCTGAACACCGTGCGGTTCTTCGTCTTCTGGGCCGACTTCGAGCCCAAGGAAGGCGTCTACGACCCCACGGCGACGGACCGGCTGCGGGAGCTCGTCCGGACGGCGGGGCGGCACGGCCTGCTGTGCCTGCCCTCGCTCCTGACGATCTGGATGAACGGCCAGCGGTTCGACCCGCCCTGGCGGGACGGCCGCGACCTGTGGCGCGACGCGGATCTGCGCGAGCGGCAGCGGGCCTTCGTCCACCACATCGCCGCCGGGCTCCGGGACGAGCCGAACGTCCTCGCGTACGACCTGGGCGACGAGGTGATCCACGTCGACTCCGGGGCGTCCGCCTCCCTCGGGCCCGACGAGGTGCGCGCGTGGTGGGGGATGCTCGCGTCGGCGATCCGCGACGCCGACCCGGACGCCCTGGTCCTCCAGGCCAACGAGCCCTCCGCGATCCTCGGCGGCCACGCCTTCCGCCCGGAGCACGCCGACAGCCTGGACATGGTGGGGCTGCACGGCTTCCCGGTGTGGACGCCGTTCCACGTCGAGTCCGTCGCAGCCCGCAAGGCCACCGCCTTCGTGCCCTACCTGGTGCGGCGCGGCAGCGCCCACCGGCCCGTCTACGTCGACGAGCTGGGCAGCTACGGCTGCGACGAGACCACGGCCGCGCAGTACCTGCGGGCCGCCGCCCACTCCGTGTTCGCGGCGGGCGCGGTCGGCACCGCCGTCTGGTGCTGGCAGGACTTCACCACCGAGCGCAAGCCCTACGCGCTGCGGCCCAACGAGCGGCGCGTCGGCCTCCTCGACGCGGCCGGCGGCGAGAAGCCGGTCCTCGCCGAGTACCGGGAGTTCATCCGGCGCGTCACCGGCGAACTCGCCGGGTTCCGGCCGCTGCCCGCCCCGGTGGGCGTGTTCGTCCCCGAGGCCGAGGCGCAGGAGGACGCCGGATACCTGACGCCCTCGGGCAGCGACGCACCCGCCGCCTTCTACGCCCACCTGCTCCTCCAACAGGCGCACCTGCCCTACGAATTCACGGGACGCGACCCGGAACTGGAGCGGCACGCGCTGGTGATCTGCCCCTCCGCGCGCCAGTTGTCGCTGCCCGAACGACGCCGCCTGGCACGGTATGTCACCGCCGGGGGAGTGCTGCTGTACTCCACCGGCAGCCTCCTTGACGCCGCCGGCGACGAGGAACTCTTCGGCATCCGCGTACGGGACTTCACGCGCGCGGGCGACAGCCACGCCGAGTTCACCTGGGCGGGCGTGCGCTTCCCGCTGCGCTGGGACGCGGACCCGATCCCGGTGATCGACACGGCGGGCGCCGAGACGCTCGCCGCGTTCGCCGACGGCTCGCCCGCCCTGACCCGCCACCGCCTCGGCGCCGGCAGCGTCTACTACCTCAACGCCCCCCTGGAGGCCCAGCTCAACGCCCCCTACCGCCTGGGCGAAACCGACTGGCACCGGCTGTACGAGGCCGTCGCCGAGGACGCGGGCGTACGCGCGCCGCTCACCGCGGACGACCCGTCGGTGGAGACCACCGTCCTCGGACGCGGCGACGAACGCTGCGGCGTCGTGATCAACCACGCCCCCGAACCGGTGGACACCGTCCTGCGCCGCCGGACCGCGGACGGCGCCCCGGAGTGCGAGAAGCTGCTGCGCCTCGAACCCAAGGGCGTACGCCTGCTGTTCTGGCACGGCGAAGGACCGGCGCGGCCCGGAAGGCGGCAGCCGTGA
- a CDS encoding class I SAM-dependent methyltransferase gives MTFVHGYEFDAMSRRPLYGDVTQRLVDICEAPEGGVVADVGCGSGLATELLLERSAHVGAIIGIDPSEHELAIARRRLRDPKVSFVQGRAQDVETLTGPVDVAVLSNVMHQIPAAERGAVVAGCHRLLAPGGRCALNTLFYEGAVLPETRPFYTHWLRATRAVLRDRGTDLVLVREMPVAMRTLTPRQHEQLFADAGFSQTKSEEAEYTWSLQDWEALCAYSVFVEGATGLTDLALGSDALIRGVRTTFAQLGLTGVPRRWLFTWGVK, from the coding sequence ATGACCTTCGTCCACGGATACGAGTTCGACGCGATGTCGCGCCGTCCCCTCTACGGCGACGTCACCCAGCGTCTGGTCGACATCTGCGAAGCCCCGGAGGGCGGCGTCGTCGCCGACGTCGGATGCGGCTCGGGCCTCGCCACCGAACTGCTCCTGGAACGCTCCGCGCACGTCGGCGCCATCATCGGCATCGACCCGTCCGAGCACGAACTGGCCATCGCGCGACGCCGGTTGCGAGACCCCAAGGTGAGCTTCGTGCAAGGGCGCGCCCAGGACGTCGAGACCCTGACCGGACCGGTGGACGTCGCCGTCCTGAGCAACGTGATGCACCAGATCCCGGCCGCCGAGCGCGGCGCCGTGGTCGCGGGCTGCCACCGCCTGCTCGCCCCGGGCGGACGCTGCGCCCTGAACACCCTCTTCTACGAGGGGGCCGTACTCCCCGAGACCCGCCCCTTCTACACCCACTGGCTGCGCGCCACCCGCGCCGTCCTGCGGGACCGCGGCACGGACCTCGTGCTCGTGCGCGAGATGCCCGTGGCGATGCGGACGCTCACACCCCGACAGCACGAGCAGCTCTTCGCCGACGCGGGGTTCTCCCAGACCAAGTCCGAGGAGGCCGAGTACACGTGGTCGCTCCAGGACTGGGAGGCACTCTGTGCGTACTCCGTGTTCGTGGAGGGCGCCACCGGCCTCACCGACCTCGCCCTCGGCTCCGACGCGCTGATCCGGGGCGTGCGCACCACCTTCGCGCAACTGGGGTTGACCGGGGTGCCCCGGCGCTGGCTGTTCACGTGGGGTGTCAAGTGA
- a CDS encoding condensation domain-containing protein: protein MSTAVRDDAPLSYAQQGMWFLERRAGQARHTVAVTFRLVGDLDAAALRAAIEDVVDRHEALRTRFPVVAGLPVQRVSPRAEVPLPLTDLTALPDAEREQVAAQFLAEDLRRPFDLVRGPVVRAALLGLGPREHIVRVSSHHLVSDAWSWWTVILRELEQLYSAHLHGRPSPLPPVPAQYGDFARRQREWLGGPAGAKQLAYWKEVLADASGLPPLDLASPSASPDAEQPSRTQWTAVPGPLGERLRAAARREHVSLFMLLLTASQRMLRRHVDTDDILVGTRGGFRTSAEFEKAVGLFVNLLPVRTQVAQDADFRDLLHQVRRNLIGAYTHRDMPFERVAQVLGLWRPGFRPVIGACVTFQTAPEVPPALEGLDTALVNHDPFSAHPLDLGFFEEAGALRVLLAYDPAQYDDKAAARLLDDLHEELDAACRELEDA, encoded by the coding sequence GTGAGCACAGCCGTGCGCGACGACGCGCCGCTGTCGTACGCCCAGCAGGGCATGTGGTTCCTGGAACGCCGCGCCGGACAGGCCCGCCACACCGTCGCCGTGACCTTCCGGCTCGTCGGCGACCTCGACGCGGCGGCCCTGCGGGCGGCCATCGAGGACGTCGTCGACCGGCACGAAGCGCTGCGCACCCGCTTCCCCGTCGTGGCGGGGCTCCCCGTCCAGCGCGTGTCCCCGCGGGCCGAGGTGCCACTGCCCCTGACGGACCTCACGGCGCTCCCCGACGCGGAACGCGAACAGGTGGCCGCGCAGTTCCTCGCCGAGGACCTGCGGCGCCCGTTCGACCTGGTCCGCGGGCCCGTGGTGCGGGCGGCGCTGCTCGGACTCGGGCCGCGCGAGCACATCGTGCGCGTCTCCTCGCACCATCTGGTCTCCGACGCCTGGTCGTGGTGGACGGTGATCCTGCGGGAACTGGAGCAGCTCTACAGCGCACACCTGCACGGGCGTCCCTCGCCCCTGCCGCCGGTGCCCGCCCAGTACGGGGACTTCGCGCGCAGGCAGAGGGAGTGGCTCGGCGGTCCCGCGGGCGCGAAACAACTCGCGTACTGGAAGGAGGTGCTGGCGGATGCGTCAGGCCTGCCTCCGCTCGACCTGGCATCTCCCTCGGCGTCCCCAGATGCCGAACAGCCCTCGCGCACCCAGTGGACGGCGGTTCCCGGGCCGCTGGGCGAACGGCTGCGGGCAGCCGCACGGCGTGAGCACGTCTCCCTCTTCATGCTGCTGCTCACCGCCTCCCAGCGCATGCTGCGCCGCCATGTCGACACCGACGACATCCTCGTGGGCACGCGCGGCGGATTCCGCACCAGCGCCGAGTTCGAGAAGGCCGTCGGCCTCTTCGTGAACCTGCTGCCGGTACGGACCCAGGTGGCCCAGGACGCGGACTTCCGTGACCTGCTGCACCAGGTCCGCCGCAACCTGATCGGCGCCTACACCCACCGTGACATGCCGTTCGAGCGGGTGGCGCAGGTCCTCGGGCTCTGGCGGCCCGGCTTCCGGCCGGTGATCGGCGCCTGCGTGACCTTCCAGACCGCACCGGAGGTGCCGCCCGCCCTCGAAGGCCTCGACACGGCACTCGTCAACCACGACCCCTTCTCGGCACACCCCCTGGACCTCGGCTTCTTCGAAGAGGCGGGCGCACTGCGCGTCCTGCTGGCCTACGACCCGGCCCAGTACGACGACAAGGCCGCCGCCCGTCTCCTCGACGACCTGCACGAGGAACTCGACGCCGCCTGCCGTGAACTGGAGGACGCATGA
- a CDS encoding alcohol dehydrogenase family protein, translating into MRALRWHGTRRAEVADDVAMPRIEEPRDAVVRVVRSAICGTDLHPYRGEIDGFPAGTVTGHEFTGVIEETGPEVRGLRAGDRVVASDIIACGHCRACRHGWHYQCDRVGLFGYATVVGTRAYAGGHAEFVRVPFADTVLFPIPDDVGDERALFVGDVLATGYACAVGAGVRPGDTVAVVGCGPVGLLALEAAWLLGAARVLAVDPLESRRKLAAERGACPVPTTPDVGAQVAELTEGRGADAVLEAVGTDASLLTALHVVRPRGTVCAVGAHASEAMPMPTRLAFAKEVTLRFAVGDPVGDFEPLMNLVRGGRVDPTYLISHRMPLSEAAEGFRLFDAGEASKVVLIP; encoded by the coding sequence ATGAGAGCGTTGCGATGGCACGGCACACGCCGGGCGGAGGTCGCGGACGACGTGGCCATGCCCCGTATCGAGGAACCCCGGGACGCCGTCGTCCGGGTCGTGCGCAGCGCGATCTGCGGCACCGACCTCCACCCGTACCGCGGTGAGATCGACGGCTTCCCGGCCGGAACGGTCACCGGCCACGAGTTCACCGGCGTGATCGAGGAGACCGGCCCCGAGGTGCGCGGTCTGCGCGCCGGGGACCGGGTCGTCGCCTCGGACATCATCGCGTGCGGGCACTGCAGGGCCTGCCGCCACGGCTGGCACTACCAGTGCGACCGGGTGGGTCTGTTCGGCTACGCGACCGTGGTCGGCACACGCGCCTACGCGGGCGGGCACGCCGAGTTCGTGCGGGTGCCGTTCGCCGACACGGTGCTGTTCCCCATCCCCGACGACGTCGGCGACGAGCGGGCGCTGTTCGTCGGCGACGTCCTCGCCACCGGGTACGCGTGCGCCGTGGGCGCCGGGGTGCGTCCCGGCGACACGGTGGCGGTGGTCGGCTGCGGGCCCGTGGGGCTGCTCGCCCTGGAGGCCGCATGGCTGCTCGGCGCCGCCCGGGTGCTCGCCGTCGACCCGCTGGAGAGCCGCCGGAAACTGGCCGCCGAACGCGGCGCGTGCCCGGTGCCGACCACACCCGACGTCGGAGCGCAGGTCGCCGAGCTGACCGAGGGCCGCGGCGCGGACGCCGTCCTGGAGGCCGTCGGAACCGACGCGTCGCTGCTGACAGCGCTGCACGTCGTACGCCCGCGCGGGACGGTCTGCGCCGTGGGAGCCCACGCCTCCGAGGCCATGCCCATGCCGACCCGGCTCGCGTTCGCCAAGGAGGTCACGCTGCGCTTTGCGGTCGGCGACCCCGTCGGGGACTTCGAGCCGCTGATGAACCTGGTGCGCGGCGGCCGCGTCGACCCGACCTACCTCATCTCGCACCGGATGCCGTTGTCGGAGGCGGCCGAGGGGTTCCGGCTCTTCGACGCCGGCGAGGCCAGCAAGGTGGTGCTGATTCCGTGA